The Bradyrhizobium sp. WBAH42 genome includes a window with the following:
- a CDS encoding Hsp33 family molecular chaperone, with product MVFQSPDMNTGPEGPVRAPSSVPVDDAVLPYEVDALDVRGRLVRLGPALDDILTKHDYPAPVGKLLGEAIVLTTLLGSALKFEGRFILQAQTDGPVSFLVVDYKTPDRLRAYARFDASRLGTAKDSGTLLGRGHLAMTIDQGPDMSRYQGLVALDGGSLEDAAHEYFLRSEQIPTRVRLAVGEEWRSSDGGKHRWRAGGMLMQFLPKAPERARQADLHPGDAPDGTEVHSVTEDDAWVEARSLIETVEDVELIDPELSGERLLYRLFHERGVRVFNPQVLEARCSCSRDAVAAMLKSFSPDDRAAMVKDDKVVVTCEFCSSMYQFTPHEAGAEDA from the coding sequence ATGGTTTTCCAATCTCCTGACATGAATACCGGGCCTGAAGGCCCGGTTCGCGCGCCATCATCGGTTCCGGTCGATGACGCCGTGCTGCCTTACGAGGTCGACGCGCTCGACGTGCGCGGGCGCCTGGTGCGGCTTGGCCCTGCGCTCGACGACATCCTCACCAAGCACGATTATCCCGCGCCGGTCGGCAAGCTGCTCGGCGAGGCTATCGTGCTGACCACGCTGCTCGGCTCGGCGCTCAAATTCGAAGGCCGCTTCATTCTTCAGGCCCAGACTGATGGCCCGGTGTCGTTCCTGGTGGTCGACTACAAGACCCCGGACCGTCTGCGCGCCTATGCGCGGTTTGATGCCTCGCGCCTGGGCACGGCAAAAGATTCCGGCACGCTGCTCGGTCGCGGCCATCTCGCCATGACCATCGACCAGGGCCCCGACATGAGCCGCTACCAGGGCTTGGTTGCGCTCGATGGCGGCAGCCTGGAAGATGCTGCTCATGAATATTTCCTGCGCTCCGAGCAGATCCCGACGCGTGTGCGACTCGCGGTCGGCGAGGAGTGGCGCTCGAGCGACGGCGGCAAGCATCGCTGGCGCGCCGGCGGCATGCTGATGCAGTTTCTGCCGAAGGCGCCGGAGCGCGCGCGGCAGGCGGACTTGCATCCCGGCGATGCCCCCGACGGCACCGAGGTGCACAGCGTCACCGAAGACGATGCCTGGGTCGAGGCGCGCTCGCTGATCGAAACCGTCGAAGACGTCGAGCTGATCGATCCCGAGCTCTCCGGCGAGCGGCTGCTCTATCGCCTCTTCCACGAGCGCGGCGTGCGCGTGTTCAATCCGCAGGTGCTCGAGGCGCGGTGCTCCTGCTCGCGCGATGCGGTCGCCGCGATGCTCAAGAGCTTTTCGCCCGACGACCGCGCCGCCATGGTCAAGGACGACAAGGTCGTCGTCACCTGCGAGTTCTGCTCGTCGATGTACCAGTTCACGCCGCACGAGGCGGGCGCGGAGGACGCGTAG